Proteins encoded by one window of Bactrocera oleae isolate idBacOlea1 chromosome 4, idBacOlea1, whole genome shotgun sequence:
- the LOC106614766 gene encoding LOW QUALITY PROTEIN: S-methyl-5'-thioadenosine phosphorylase (The sequence of the model RefSeq protein was modified relative to this genomic sequence to represent the inferred CDS: substituted 1 base at 1 genomic stop codon) — MIHIKCKDTDLEPITVKIGIIGGSGLDDPDILENRKETEVKTPFGNPSDVLIEGEIGGVNCVLLARHGRKHNIMPTNVNYRANIWAMRQVGCTHLIVSTACGSLREEIHPGDLVVPNDFIDRTTKRVQTFYDGGAESPRGVCHLSMFPCFSERVRSMLVATAKELDYNVHEKATIVTIEGPRFSSRSESNMFRQWGGDLINMTTCPEVVLAKEAGLLYGSVAIATDYDCWRMGCEGVNVQDVLKTFSANVVKVKHILIKAVQNIAKEDWTEDILDAKECVCKNTMSGAMXRFLLLCQEFTGEFIQRRRPQISASKFNDPNNTMNLLPKLNSISIVYDLVPASKEHNVQENHKKQRKTHPNQNAEQSA; from the exons ATGATACATATTAAATGCAAGGACACTGACCTAGAACCAATAACCGTTAAG ATTGGTATAATTGGTGGTAGCGGTCTCGATGATCCGGATATTTTAGAAAATCGCAAAGAGACCGAAGTCAAGACACCATTCGGCAACCCTTCTGATGTCTTGATCGAAGGTGAAATTGGCGGTGTAAACTGTGTACTCTTGGCACGTCATGGTCGCAAACATAACATTATGCCAACTAACGTGAATTATCGTGCCAACATTTGGGCCATGCGTCAAGTTGGCTGCACACATTTAATTGTATCAACCGCGTGCGGATCACTGCGGGAAGAAATCCATCCAGGCGATTTGGTAGTACCAAATGACTTCATCGATCGCACCACGAAACGTGTACAAACCTTTTACGATGGCGGGGCGGAAAGTCCGCGTGGTGTTTGTCATTTAAGTATGTTTCCATGTTTCAGTGAACGTGTACGCTCGATGCTAGTTGCCACTGCTAAAGAATTGGATTACAACGTACATGAAAAGGCAACCATTGTAACAATTGAAGGACCACGTTTCTCTTCACGTTCTGAAAGTAACATGTTCCGCCAATGGGGTGGTGATCTTATTAATATGACCACTTGTCCCGAAGTTGTATTGGCCAAAGAAGCTGGACTATTATATGGTTCCGTGGCGATTGCAACCGATTACGACTGCTGGCGCATGGGTTGCGAAGGTGTTAATGTGCAAGATGTATTGAAGACCTTTTCCGCCAATGTTGTCAAGGTAAAGCATATACTAATAAAGGCCGTACAGAATATAGCCAAAGAAGATTGGACCGAAGATATTTTGGATGCTAAG GAATGCGTTTGCAAGAACACAATGTCCGGTGCAATGTGACGCTTTTTACTATTATGTCAAGAATTTACTGGTGAATTCATACAACGTCGTCGCCCACAAATCTCCGCTTCAAAATTCAACGACCCAAACAACACAATGAACTTGCTTCCtaaattgaattcaatttctATAGTCTACGACTTAGTTCCAGCATCAAAAGAACACAACGTTCAAGAGAATCATAAAAAGCAAAGGAAAACACATCCCAATCAGAATGCGGAGCAATCAGCATAA
- the LOC106614764 gene encoding protein wech — translation MHINKVSDPTMAPNIAHTSGYMQKCGEHNEVLQYVCENCRMLLCDVCVSQSHTAHNCVQIDNFLTHRNDLLFRLIECGRLATNCYEDIGYKEVDCARNIDNNCNLLAKSIRNMFRPLIASLQQRESCLLDIVNKMHKNRMENMYEQISALKVSYLGLMNATKKLNKIAKNAHQLENLYIVTQILEAQRQVDIYSQLFGEKQYKEEFYKFYAPQVPNDILRDIENLGSIELDDNNELTALYNIPTTLEDANENNTLFSSSQEISSGEVELIVEIDTCKKTKTPKNEIARNVGIGQAVPGCLNKVKAFRSDLPSLAFVPKGNCEGHVQRPWGVCVNKLGHILITDRLNHNVQVFGANGEFLFSFGLKGKSGGQFNAPAGICVDKSGRIIVADKNNHRIQVFSSGGKYLLSFGRLGTKCGEFKFPFDVTVNTKLQIAVTDSANHRIQQFEHNGHFIREIPLGICTFTGYEITPRGICYTPKGNIIITDYVNHCLHLISPAKEKIITTKGNLGFGYLQFSRPSGVCCDDDGTIIVADCHNHRICVFSSTLESLWNIDIRPSVNCLSNTYCDETDRTCDVALTKDGHIVFVSEMLPAHESIHTTKRFVHVY, via the exons atgcatataaataaagttaGTGATCCCACAATGGCTCCAAATATTGCCCATACCTCGGGGTACATGCAGAAATGTGGAGAACACAATGAAGTCTTACAATATGTTTGTGAAAATTGCAGAATGCTACTTTGTGATGTTTGCGTATCTCAAAGCCATACTGCACACAATTGTGTTCAAATTGACAATTTCCTGACCCATAGGAATGATCTACTGTTTCGACTCATAGAATGCGGCAGATTGGCTACTAACTGTTATGAAGATATTGGCTATAAAGAAGTGGATTGTGCGCGTAATATTGATAACAATTGCAATTTATTAGCAAAAAGCATTAGGAATATGTTTCGACCGCTTATAGCGTCTTTGCAGCAACGGGAAAGTTGCCTTTTggatattgtaaataaaatgcataaaaatcgaatggaaaatatgtatgaacaaATTTCTGCATTAAAGGTTTCATATTTGGGCTTAATGAAtgcaactaaaaaattaaataaaatagctaAAAATGCACATCAGTTAGAAAATCTGTACATTGTTACGCAAATATTAGAGGCACAGCGGCAAGTGGATATTTATTCGCAACTATTTGGAGAAAAACAATATAAAGAagaattttataagttttatgcACCTCAAGTACCCAACGACATTTTGAGGGATATAGAAAACCTAGGATCCATCGAACTAGATGACAATAATGAACTCACTGCTTTATACAATATTCCAACTACATTAGAAGATGCTAACGAAAATAATACACTCTTTTCGTCATCACAAGAAATTTCCAGCGGTGAAGTGGAACTTATTGTAGAAATAGATACatgtaaaaaaactaaaacccCAAAAAATGAAATTGCCAGAAATGTTGGTATTGGACAAGCAGTACCTGGTTGTTTGAATAAAGTCAAAGCTTTCCGTTCGGATTTACCGTCTTTGGCATTTGTGCCTAAAGGAAATTGTGAAGGTCATGTTCAACGACCTTGGGGAGTTTGTGTCAATAAATTAGGACACATTTTAATTACCGATAGACTTAACCATAATGTACAAGTTTTTGGTGCAAATGGCGAATTTTTATTTAGCTTTGGCCTAAAAGGAAAGAGTGGTGGACAATTTAATGCGCCTGCCGGAATCTGTGTGGACAAAAGTGGTCGCATTATTGTTGCGGATAAAAATAACCATCGAATACAAGTATTTTCATCAGGTGGAAAATATTTactgtcatttggacgtttggGCACAAAATGTGGGGAATTCAAATTCCCATTCGATGTTACtgttaatacaaaattacaaattgcAGTAACTGATTCAGCAAATCATCGCATTCAACAATTCGAACACAATGGACATTTCATTCGTGAAATACCGTTAGGCATTTGCACATTCACTGGTTATGAAATAACGCCGCGTGGCATATGCTATACGCCCAAGGGTAACATAATTATAACAGATTATGTAAATCATTGTTTACATCTTATTAGTCCTGCGAAGGAAAAA ATTATAACTACTAAAGGCAATCTCGGATTTGGATATTTACAATTTTCTCGTCCCTCTGGTGTGTGCTGTGATGATGATGGAACAATAATAGTTGCAGATTGCCATAACCATCGAATCTGTGTTTTCAGTTCGACTTTGGAAAGTTTATGGAac attgaCATACGCCCATCAGTCAATTGCTTAAGCAATACTTATTGTGATGAAACTGATCGCACTTGCGATGTCGCACTGACGAAGGATGGTCACATCGTATTTGTTTCGGAAATGTTGCCTGCACATGAATCTATTCACACAACCAAGAGATTCGTACACGTTTATTAA